In Thermodesulfobacteriota bacterium, the sequence CGGCCCAGATCAAGCTGCTGCAGATCCTGCAGGACGGCACCTTCCAGCGCCTGGGTGGCGAGGAGACCCTCGCCGCCAACGTGCGGGTGATCGCCGCCACCAACGTGGATCTCAAGGCCATGGGCGAGGCCGGCCAGTTCCGGCGGGATCTCTACTATCGGCTGAACGTCTTTCCCATCGAGATCCCCCCCCTTCGGGAGCGGCGGGAGGACATCGCTCTTCTGGCCGCCGGCTTCCTCAAGCGCCAGTACCGCTTCAACCAGAAGCCGATCCAGGATATCCACCCGGCGGCCATGGCCGGTCTTCTGAGCTACGCCTGGCCGGGCAACATCCGGGAGCTGGAGAACGTCATCGAGCGGGCGTCGATCCTGGAGGCCAGCTCCATGCTGATGCCCGAGAGCTTTCCGGCAGAGATCTTCGGCCCCCAGGCCACGCGGCCCCGCCTGCACGTGGACGCCTCCCGCACCCTGGCCGAGGTGCGGCAGGCCGGCGTGGCCGAGATCGAGCGCTGCTACCTCAGGGAGCTGCTCGCCGTCCACGAGGGGAGCATCAAGAAGAGCGCCGCCACGGCCGGTATCACCAGCCGGCAGCTCCACAAGCTCATGAGCCGCCATGGCCTGCACAAGGAGGCCTTCAAGGCGCCGGCCGCGCCCGCGGCCGGCCGGGCCGGAGGTCGATCGTGAACGACTCCCCCGCCATGCCCGGCCCCAGGAGGAGCGGGCCCGGCCTGGTCGCCGAACTGGACCGCTGCCTGGCCAGCTCCCGGGCGGCTTGCCCCTACCGCCAGTCCCACACCGCGCTCTACCGCCAGGCCCGCTTCACCCGGCTGTCGCCGGTTCTGTTCGACCGCTTCCTGGACTGGGGCTTCCGCCGCAACGGCAACGTCTTGTACACCATGGGCTGCCCGGACTGCACGGCCTGCATCCCGATCCGCCTCCGTCCACCCACCCTCCAGCTCGACCGCAGCCAGCGCCGGGCCTGGCGCAAGAACCAGGACCTGACCGTGGAGATGGGCCCGCTGGCCATCCGGGCCGAAAGCCTGGATCTTCTCGACCGCTTCCTGGCCAGCCGCTATCCGGAGAGCCGGGCCCCCGACTACTACCCCCACTTCTTCCTGAACACCATCACCGACAGCATCGAGATCCGCTACCGCCTCCGGGACCGCCTGCTGGCGGTCAGCATCGTCGACTGCGGTGCCTCTGCCCTGTCGGCGGTCTACTTCTTCTTCGACCCGGCCGCCGGCCGGCGCAGCCTGGGCACCTTCAACATCCTCTATCTGGCCGATCTGTGCCGCCGCCACGCCCTGGACTCCCTCTACCTGGGCTACTGGATCGAGGCCTGCCAGGCCATGGCCTACAAGGCCCGTTTCCGGCCCCATGAGCTGCGGCTCGGGGATGGCTGGCAGGAGGGAATCCTGCCAGGCAGCACCGCCCGGCCGGTAGCCCATCCCCTGGTGGCGTGACCCGGGGAGGGGCGGCACGAAAGGCGGCGTGGTGCCCGGCCTCTCCCGGGCAGGTCTGCCCGGTCTGGCCACCCCTCGCCCATGACCACCCGGTCCGCCCCCACCTTCAGCGGCCGGTGGCAGCCGCTCCCCCCATGCCCAGCCGGCGGGCGACGATGCTGGCGGCCGGCAGGTCGCGTACGGCGCTGGCAGCCTGGATCAGCGCTTCCCGGTCGGCAGCGGACAGGGTTTGCAGGTCGCCACCCTCGAAGAACACCATGGCCTTGAGGCATTCGCTCGGCTGGAAGGCACGGCCGAACAGGGCACGGCCGGCCGCCAAGCCTGTGGCGACGCTGGTGCCGGCCTTGATCATGGCGGCCAGATCCCGATAGTCCTTGGCCTCCACCCGTTGCAGCATGACCTTGAGCTTGGTGGCCATGAGGTCATTCAAAGAGGCCACCTGCAAAACGCCATCGTGGGTCAGCCTGGGCTCGCCGACACGGCCAAAGCCGAGAGCGCCAAAAAAGGAGATCTTGACATACTCCTGCGGGTGGTCCTCGGCGGCAACCAGGATGGTGAGGGTCTGCGACTGGTCCTGCAGCACTGTGGCCTCGGCCAGGAAAGGGAACGCCTGGCTCAGTGCCCCCCGGTCCAGCGGTTGATCGGTGAAGAAGTCAAAATCCACCGACGTGCGATGGCCAAGGTGCAAGGCCACGGCGGTGCCGCCGTAGAGCACCAGGCCGAGGGCGGCGGCCGGCCGCAACGCCGGCCAGAGCCGCCGTTGTGCAGGGGGCAGAACCTCCAGGTGCGCCTCGAAGGTCCTCGTCATGGCAGGCGTCTCCTGGGCAGGGCCGGAACCTGACCCGGCCTGGCCATCCCGAGCCGGTAGTGCCAGTAGGCCCAGGAGCGCTCGGAGTATTGCCCGGCCTCGGCCCGGGTGAGCACGGCCCGCAAATAGTCGTCCCCAACCAGGGTTGCCAGCTTCTGGACATCCTCGTAGTCCCCGATGTCCATCACCTGCGCCACCACCCGTTCCGGCTGCAGCAGCGCCTCGTCGGCGGTCTTCCACCAGCAGTACTTGGCGGCCAGCTCCTGCAGGAGGTCGCGATCGATTCCTCCCATGACGGCTTATTCCCCCGGGGTGCGAAAGATTGTTGTACGTTCACCGCGCAGGCTCTCCGCCAGGCCTCCGGTCGCGGGCCTGGTCGCAGGCGACCAGGTTGGACAGTGACCAGGAAAGGACACGGCGTCAAGAGGAAAACGGTTGGTGGGCTCCGGCCTCCGTACGAGGGAAAGCAGTCCGGTGCCGGGGCAGCGGTCCTTGACCCCGCTGATCCGGATCGACATCCGCCCGGGCGGCCATTTGCGGACCCAGCAGGCGACCTATTGACTTATCAGGATCGTCGCTTTTAATTGGAGAAGTGGGCGTGGGTGCCCGAGGGGAGTCGGGGTCCGGATGCCCTGTGGATCGGCAGGTCACGGAGGAAGGCGGATATGTTGGAGGCGGCACCAACGGTTGGGGCCATGACGCGGGACGCCTGTGTCTTTTCCTGCACCGATCGCTTGTGTGAGGCCATGGACCGGGCCGGGGTGCCTCCGGATCCGGTGTGGCGCAGTCTCATCCTCTACCTGCGCAGCGTTGGCGATCTCGACTATCTGAGCCCGCAGCAGAGGCGAGATCTGCAGGGACTCCTGCTGGCGGCGATCCACGATCGGGACTTCTCGGCCCACCGTCTGGACGAGACCCTGCGGCGGCACGAGCAGATCTTCACCGCCCCCTACCGGGAGCGGCTGGAGCAGGCCGTGCAGGAGTCGGCGCGCATGCTCCGGGAGTTTCTGGCCATGATGGCCTGCCGCCGGGGAGATGTCCAGGGGCTGGGTGAGCGGGTCGTCTCGGCGGTGGCGGTGGAGCAGGACCCGGTGCGTCTGGTGGCGGGCATGCGCCAGGCCTTCGCCGAGGTGGTGGCGATCATGGACCAGGACCTGGCGAAGCTGACCCGTCTCAGCCAGACCGATGCCTTGACCGGCCTCCACAACCGGCGGGCCTTCGACGACTTTCTGGCCCGGGCCATGACCGCAGCGACCCAGAACAACAGCTCTGTGGCCCTGCTCTTCCTGGACATCGACCACTTCAAGGGCTTCAACGACCGGTTCGGGCACCGGGTCGGCGACCAGGCCCTGGTCACTGTCGCCAAGATCATGCGGCAGGGGGGCGAGGCCTTCTATGCCCGATACGGGGGGGAGGAGTTCGCGGTGGTCCTTCCCGGCGCCGGCTTGGCGGCCGCCCTGGAGCACGCCGAAGCCCTGCGCCGCCGCATCGCCGGATACGAGCTGGTGATCCGGGACAGCCGCGGGGCCATTGTGCAGAAGGGGATCGCCATCACCGCCAGCATCGGGGTGGCGACCTGGTCCGCGGCCACCGGCCTGGAGGCGGGGGAGCTGGTGGAGGCGGCGGACCGGGCCCTCTATGCCGCCAAGGCCGGCGGCCGCAACCGGGTTGTCGGTCCGGACGCCGCCTCGTAGCCACGCCCCCTGGCGCCCCCCCCGCACCGGCCGTCAACAGGCCGGCGAGAGCCTGGC encodes:
- a CDS encoding arginyltransferase, yielding MNDSPAMPGPRRSGPGLVAELDRCLASSRAACPYRQSHTALYRQARFTRLSPVLFDRFLDWGFRRNGNVLYTMGCPDCTACIPIRLRPPTLQLDRSQRRAWRKNQDLTVEMGPLAIRAESLDLLDRFLASRYPESRAPDYYPHFFLNTITDSIEIRYRLRDRLLAVSIVDCGASALSAVYFFFDPAAGRRSLGTFNILYLADLCRRHALDSLYLGYWIEACQAMAYKARFRPHELRLGDGWQEGILPGSTARPVAHPLVA
- a CDS encoding nucleotidyl transferase AbiEii/AbiGii toxin family protein, which translates into the protein MTRTFEAHLEVLPPAQRRLWPALRPAAALGLVLYGGTAVALHLGHRTSVDFDFFTDQPLDRGALSQAFPFLAEATVLQDQSQTLTILVAAEDHPQEYVKISFFGALGFGRVGEPRLTHDGVLQVASLNDLMATKLKVMLQRVEAKDYRDLAAMIKAGTSVATGLAAGRALFGRAFQPSECLKAMVFFEGGDLQTLSAADREALIQAASAVRDLPAASIVARRLGMGGAAATGR
- a CDS encoding GGDEF domain-containing protein, whose amino-acid sequence is MTRDACVFSCTDRLCEAMDRAGVPPDPVWRSLILYLRSVGDLDYLSPQQRRDLQGLLLAAIHDRDFSAHRLDETLRRHEQIFTAPYRERLEQAVQESARMLREFLAMMACRRGDVQGLGERVVSAVAVEQDPVRLVAGMRQAFAEVVAIMDQDLAKLTRLSQTDALTGLHNRRAFDDFLARAMTAATQNNSSVALLFLDIDHFKGFNDRFGHRVGDQALVTVAKIMRQGGEAFYARYGGEEFAVVLPGAGLAAALEHAEALRRRIAGYELVIRDSRGAIVQKGIAITASIGVATWSAATGLEAGELVEAADRALYAAKAGGRNRVVGPDAAS